The following proteins are encoded in a genomic region of Hymenobacter siberiensis:
- a CDS encoding glycosyltransferase family 9 protein translates to MKILVLRFSSIGDIVLTTPVVRALAQQVPGAEVHFATKPGYRSLLEPNPYIAKVHCLTGSLGELVEALKAERFDYIVDLHNNLRTRLIKLRLGVKSSSFDKLNWQKWLLVNFKIDKLPRVHIVQRYLAAAAPLGVHDDGKGLDYFIPTGQEVALATLPAGFATGYVAVAIGAQHATKRLPLGKLIELCERLAPRPIVLLGGPEDAPEAELVISAIRFLSEKSHSNKVVQSSIHNGCGRYSLHQSASLLRQADFVVSHDTGLMHIAAAFGKEIFSVWGNTVPAFGMYPYRTEFKVLEVEGLSCRPCSKIGFAKCPQGHFKCMREQTLNLELPPLRDGR, encoded by the coding sequence ATGAAAATCCTCGTTCTCCGTTTCTCTTCCATCGGCGACATCGTGCTCACCACGCCGGTGGTGCGGGCGCTGGCCCAGCAGGTGCCGGGTGCGGAGGTGCACTTCGCCACCAAGCCCGGCTACCGCAGCCTGCTGGAACCCAATCCCTACATCGCCAAAGTGCACTGCCTCACCGGTAGCCTGGGCGAGCTGGTGGAGGCGCTGAAAGCCGAGCGGTTCGACTACATCGTAGACCTGCACAACAACCTGCGCACCCGCCTCATCAAGCTACGGCTGGGCGTAAAATCCAGCAGTTTCGACAAGCTGAACTGGCAAAAGTGGCTGCTGGTCAATTTCAAGATTGATAAGCTGCCGCGCGTGCACATCGTGCAGCGCTACCTGGCCGCCGCCGCCCCGCTGGGCGTGCACGACGATGGTAAGGGCCTCGATTACTTCATCCCCACCGGTCAGGAAGTGGCCCTGGCCACGTTGCCCGCCGGTTTTGCCACTGGCTACGTAGCCGTAGCTATCGGGGCGCAGCACGCCACTAAGCGCCTGCCTTTAGGCAAGCTGATTGAACTGTGCGAACGTCTGGCCCCACGGCCCATTGTGCTGCTCGGCGGCCCAGAAGATGCTCCCGAGGCTGAATTAGTGATAAGCGCTATCCGCTTTTTGAGCGAAAAATCTCACAGTAATAAAGTTGTGCAATCTTCAATTCACAACGGTTGCGGGCGCTACTCGCTGCACCAGTCGGCCTCGCTGCTGCGGCAGGCCGATTTTGTGGTAAGCCACGATACCGGCCTGATGCACATCGCGGCCGCCTTCGGCAAAGAGATTTTCAGCGTGTGGGGCAATACCGTGCCCGCCTTCGGCATGTACCCGTACCGCACCGAATTTAAGGTGCTGGAAGTAGAGGGCCTGAGCTGCCGTCCCTGCTCCAAAATCGGCTTTGCCAAGTGCCCGCAAGGCCATTTCAAGTGCATGCGCGAGCAGACCCTGAACCTGGAATTGCCGCCATTGCGCGATGGGCGCTAA